One window of Thermoleophilia bacterium genomic DNA carries:
- a CDS encoding Crp/Fnr family transcriptional regulator, with product MDEESVAGLLRSVPLFAELEDDELERFSRVAVPRSYPDGTRVFHEGDRSDACYIVRTGTFRVTREHPDGRAITLATLSTGDIVGELAMLDGEVRSASVETLGGEGELLALPASDVRSLLERHPEITVKMVAALTRRLRAANERISRQSFQTVPSRVAGVLSQLVDDEGADGNQHEVTIRMNQADLAQLAGTSRESVSRFLADLERSGVVRAGRGQVTILEPAKLGNYIF from the coding sequence TTGGATGAGGAAAGTGTCGCCGGACTGCTCCGGAGTGTGCCCCTGTTCGCTGAACTGGAGGACGACGAGCTGGAGAGATTCTCCCGGGTCGCGGTCCCGCGGTCCTACCCGGATGGCACGCGAGTCTTCCACGAGGGCGACCGTTCCGACGCCTGTTACATAGTCCGGACCGGCACCTTTCGCGTGACCAGGGAGCACCCCGACGGCCGCGCGATCACGCTGGCGACCCTCTCCACCGGCGACATCGTCGGTGAACTGGCGATGCTCGACGGCGAGGTCCGGTCGGCCAGTGTCGAGACCCTCGGCGGCGAGGGCGAGCTGCTCGCATTGCCGGCAAGTGACGTGCGATCGCTCCTCGAGCGCCACCCGGAGATCACGGTGAAGATGGTCGCCGCGCTGACCCGCCGCCTGCGTGCGGCCAACGAGCGCATCTCCCGCCAGTCTTTCCAGACGGTGCCTTCGCGGGTCGCCGGCGTGCTTTCCCAGCTGGTCGACGACGAAGGAGCTGACGGAAACCAGCACGAAGTCACGATCCGGATGAACCAGGCCGATCTGGCCCAGCTCGCCGGTACGTCCCGCGAAAGCGTCAGCCGTTTCCTCGCCGACCTCGAGCGATCCGGTGTGGTGCGGGCGGGCCGGGGCCAAGTGACCATCCTGGAACCCGCCAAGCTCGGCAACTACATATTCTAG